Proteins found in one Anabas testudineus chromosome 1, fAnaTes1.2, whole genome shotgun sequence genomic segment:
- the grk4 gene encoding G protein-coupled receptor kinase 4 isoform X1 codes for MEIENIVANTVLLKAREGGGGKRNGRSKKWKEMLKLPHISQCEELRRTIERDYTSLCEKQPIGRLLFRQYCDTRPELKRCIEFMDAVAMYQLAPDEKRRDCGLNVLDTYFNNGSAAHLPDIPQDVVAGCRERLEQSPCKELFDDCTKIVRDYLSGAPFSSYQESMYFSRFLQWKWLERQPVTKNTFRHYRVLGKGGFGEVCACQVRATGKMYACKKLEKKRVKKRKGEAMALNEKRILEKVNSSFVVSLAYAYETKDALCLVLTIMNGGDLKFHIYNMGNSGFDEQRAIFYAAEICCGLEDLHRERIVYRDLKPENILLDDRGHIRISDLGLAVQIPEGETIRGRVGTVGYMAPEVIQNESYTFSPDWWGLGCLIFEMIQGQSPFRKRKERVKREEVDRRVREDQEEYSDKFSEEAKDICRQLLAKDPKERLGCQGRGAIEVKQHPIFRNINFKRLEANMLDPPFIPDPRAVYCKDVLDIEQFSTVKGVNLDPTDDDFYHKFVTGSVSIPWQNEMIEMECFKEINVYETDGTLCPDLDMNRPNPPPKRGFFYRLFRREVCLKSGYSDDEIEEPSRL; via the exons gtggaggagggaagaggaatGGTCGTAGTAAGAAATGGAAGGAGATGCTCAAACTCCCGCACATCAGCCAGTGTGAGGAGCTACGCCGCACTATag AGAGGGACTACACCAGTCTATGTGAGAAACAGCCCATTGGTCGGCTATTATTCCGTCAGTACTGTGACACCAGGCCAGAGCTGAAGCGCTGCATCGAATTCATGGATGCTGTG GCCATGTACCAGCTAGCTCCAGATGAGAAGAGGAGGGACTGTGGACTGAATGTTTTAGACACATACTTTAATAATGGG TCGGCAGCCCATTTGCCAGACATACCCCAGGATGTAGTCGCTGGGTGCCGGGAGAGACTGGAGCAGAGTCCATGTAAGGAGCTTTTCGATGACTGCACCAA AATAGTTCGTGATTATCTGAGTGGAGCTCCATTTTCCTCCTACCAGGAGTCCATGTACTTCTCTCGcttcctgcagtggaaatggTTGGAGAG GCAACCAGTAACCAAAAATACCTTCAGACATTATAGAGTACTAGGAAAAGGTGGATTTGGCGAG GTTTGTGCCTGCCAAGTACGTGCCACCGGTAAGATGTACGCCTGTaaaaagctggaaaagaaacgagtgaagaaaagaaaaggtgaagCAATGGCACTAAACGAAAAAcgcattttagaaaaagttaACAGTAGTTTTGTA GTTAGTCTAGCATATGCTTATGAGACCAAGGATGCGCTGTGCCTGGTGTTGACCATAATGAATGGCGGTGACTTAAAGTTCCACATCTACAACATGGGCAATTCAGGCTTCGACGAACAGAGGGCCATCTTCTACGCTGCTGAGATCTGCTGTGGCCTTGAGGACCTGCACCGTGAGAGGATAGTCTACAG gGATTTGAAACCTGAAAACATTCTTCTGGATGATCGTG GACACATCCGAATTTCGGATCTGGGCCTCGCTGTTCAAATCCCTGAAGGAGAGACGATACGTGGGAGAGTAGGCACAGTTGGATACATGG CTCCAGAGGTGATCCAGAACGAGAGCTACACCTTCAGCCCAGACTGGTGGGGGCTGGGCTGCCTGATATTTGAGATGATCCAGGGCCAGTCGCCCTTCCGCAAACGCAAGGAACGTGTAAAGCGGGAGGAGGTGGACAGGAGAGTGAGGGAGGATCAGGAGGAGTACTCTGATAAGTTCTCTGAGGAGGCGAAGGACATCTGTAGACAG CTCCTGGCCAAGGACCCCAAGGAGAGACTGGGCTGTCAGGGTCGTGGGGCCATAGAAGTCAAGCAGCACCCCATCTTCAGAAACATCAACTTCAAACGACTGGAGGCCAACATGCTGGACCCTCCCTTCATCCCCGAT ccTCGAGCCGTGTACTGTAAAGACGTCTTGGACATCGAGCAGTTCTCCACCGTCAAAGGCGTGAACCTTGACCCCACGGACGATGACTTCTACCACAAGTTTGTCACAGGCAGTGTCTCCATCCCGTGGCAGAATGAG ATGATTGAGATGGAGTGCTTCAAAGAAATCAATGTCTACGAGACCGACGGGACACTGTGCCCAGACTTGGACATGAACCGGCCGAACCCTCCACCAAAGAGAGGCTTCTTCTACCGCCTGTTCAGAAGAGAG GTCTGTTTGAAGAGCGGCTACAGTGACGACGAGATCGAAGAGCCCTCGCGACTTTAA
- the grk4 gene encoding G protein-coupled receptor kinase 4 isoform X2: MEIENIVANTVLLKAREGGGGKRNGRSKKWKEMLKLPHISQCEELRRTIERDYTSLCEKQPIGRLLFRQYCDTRPELKRCIEFMDAVAMYQLAPDEKRRDCGLNVLDTYFNNGSAAHLPDIPQDVVAGCRERLEQSPCKELFDDCTKIVRDYLSGAPFSSYQESMYFSRFLQWKWLERQPVTKNTFRHYRVLGKGGFGEVCACQVRATGKMYACKKLEKKRVKKRKGEAMALNEKRILEKVNSSFVVSLAYAYETKDALCLVLTIMNGGDLKFHIYNMGNSGFDEQRAIFYAAEICCGLEDLHRERIVYRDLKPENILLDDRGHIRISDLGLAVQIPEGETIRGRVGTVGYMAPEVIQNESYTFSPDWWGLGCLIFEMIQGQSPFRKRKERVKREEVDRRVREDQEEYSDKFSEEAKDICRQLLAKDPKERLGCQGRGAIEVKQHPIFRNINFKRLEANMLDPPFIPDPRAVYCKDVLDIEQFSTVKGVNLDPTDDDFYHKFVTGSVSIPWQNEMIEMECFKEINVYETDGTLCPDLDMNRPNPPPKRGFFYRLFRREASASAPATVRGGGG, translated from the exons gtggaggagggaagaggaatGGTCGTAGTAAGAAATGGAAGGAGATGCTCAAACTCCCGCACATCAGCCAGTGTGAGGAGCTACGCCGCACTATag AGAGGGACTACACCAGTCTATGTGAGAAACAGCCCATTGGTCGGCTATTATTCCGTCAGTACTGTGACACCAGGCCAGAGCTGAAGCGCTGCATCGAATTCATGGATGCTGTG GCCATGTACCAGCTAGCTCCAGATGAGAAGAGGAGGGACTGTGGACTGAATGTTTTAGACACATACTTTAATAATGGG TCGGCAGCCCATTTGCCAGACATACCCCAGGATGTAGTCGCTGGGTGCCGGGAGAGACTGGAGCAGAGTCCATGTAAGGAGCTTTTCGATGACTGCACCAA AATAGTTCGTGATTATCTGAGTGGAGCTCCATTTTCCTCCTACCAGGAGTCCATGTACTTCTCTCGcttcctgcagtggaaatggTTGGAGAG GCAACCAGTAACCAAAAATACCTTCAGACATTATAGAGTACTAGGAAAAGGTGGATTTGGCGAG GTTTGTGCCTGCCAAGTACGTGCCACCGGTAAGATGTACGCCTGTaaaaagctggaaaagaaacgagtgaagaaaagaaaaggtgaagCAATGGCACTAAACGAAAAAcgcattttagaaaaagttaACAGTAGTTTTGTA GTTAGTCTAGCATATGCTTATGAGACCAAGGATGCGCTGTGCCTGGTGTTGACCATAATGAATGGCGGTGACTTAAAGTTCCACATCTACAACATGGGCAATTCAGGCTTCGACGAACAGAGGGCCATCTTCTACGCTGCTGAGATCTGCTGTGGCCTTGAGGACCTGCACCGTGAGAGGATAGTCTACAG gGATTTGAAACCTGAAAACATTCTTCTGGATGATCGTG GACACATCCGAATTTCGGATCTGGGCCTCGCTGTTCAAATCCCTGAAGGAGAGACGATACGTGGGAGAGTAGGCACAGTTGGATACATGG CTCCAGAGGTGATCCAGAACGAGAGCTACACCTTCAGCCCAGACTGGTGGGGGCTGGGCTGCCTGATATTTGAGATGATCCAGGGCCAGTCGCCCTTCCGCAAACGCAAGGAACGTGTAAAGCGGGAGGAGGTGGACAGGAGAGTGAGGGAGGATCAGGAGGAGTACTCTGATAAGTTCTCTGAGGAGGCGAAGGACATCTGTAGACAG CTCCTGGCCAAGGACCCCAAGGAGAGACTGGGCTGTCAGGGTCGTGGGGCCATAGAAGTCAAGCAGCACCCCATCTTCAGAAACATCAACTTCAAACGACTGGAGGCCAACATGCTGGACCCTCCCTTCATCCCCGAT ccTCGAGCCGTGTACTGTAAAGACGTCTTGGACATCGAGCAGTTCTCCACCGTCAAAGGCGTGAACCTTGACCCCACGGACGATGACTTCTACCACAAGTTTGTCACAGGCAGTGTCTCCATCCCGTGGCAGAATGAG ATGATTGAGATGGAGTGCTTCAAAGAAATCAATGTCTACGAGACCGACGGGACACTGTGCCCAGACTTGGACATGAACCGGCCGAACCCTCCACCAAAGAGAGGCTTCTTCTACCGCCTGTTCAGAAGAGAGGCAAGTGCTAGTGCTCCGGCAACTGTCCGAGGGGGTGGGGGCTAA